The Lycium ferocissimum isolate CSIRO_LF1 chromosome 10, AGI_CSIRO_Lferr_CH_V1, whole genome shotgun sequence genome window below encodes:
- the LOC132033631 gene encoding uncharacterized protein LOC132033631, which produces MAEVKISEMRDLTRIERIGAHSHIRGLGLDSALEPRLSSEGMVGQTSARKAAGVIVKMVQEGKIAGRAVLLAGQPGTGKTAIAMGMAKSLGQETPFAMLAGSELYSLEMSKTEALMQAFRKAIGVRIKEESEVIEGEVVEVQIDRPTVAGAASKTGKLTLKTTDMETVYDLGAKMIEGLGKEKVQSGDVIAIDKASGKITKLGRSFSRSRDYDAMGPQTKFVQCPEGELQKRKEIVHCVTLHEIDVINSRTQGFLALFTGDTGEIRAEVREQINTKVAEWREEGKAEIVPGVLFIDEVHMLDIECFSFLNRALENDMAPILVVATNRGITTIRGTNYRSPHGIPIDFLDRLLIISTQPYKEEEIRKILDIRCQEEDVEMSEDAKVLLTKIGVNTSLRYAIHLITSAALACQKRKGKIVEVEDITRVYNLFYDVKRSTQYLMEYQSQYMFNEVPAGEAEEDETTAMVS; this is translated from the exons ATGGCGGAGGTGAAAATCTCAGAGATGCGGGACCTAACCCGAATAGAACGCATAGGGGCACACTCCCATATCAGAGGTCTAGGCCTTGATTCTGCACTCGAACCCCGCCTAAGCTCTGAAGGCATGGTGGGCCAAACTTCGGCTCGAAAAGCTGCCGGTGTCATTGTTAAGATGGTTCAAGAAGGTAAAATCGCGGGTCGTGCAGTTCTCCTCGCTGGTCAACCAGGGACTGGCAAGACTGCCATAGCTATGGGCATGGCTAAATCCTTAGGCCAAGAAACCCCTTTCGCTATGCTCGCTGGAAGCGAACTTTATTCCCTTGAGATGTCGAAAACTGAAGCTTTAATGCAGGCTTTTCGTAAAGCAATTGGTGTGCGAATTAAAGAAGAGTCTGAAGTTATTGAAGGTGAAGTTGTGGAAGTTCAAATTGATCGCCCCACAGTAGCTGGAGCTGCATCTAAAACGGGGAAATTGACGTTGAAGACGACTGATATGGAGACGGTTTATGACTTGGGAGCGAAGATGATTGAGGGTTTAGGGAAGGAGAAAGTTCAGAGTGGGGATGTTATTGCTATTGATAAGGCTTCTGGGAAGATTACAAAACTGGGGAGGTCGTTTTCAAGGTCGAGGGACTATGATGCCATGGGACCCCAGACTAAGTTTGTACAATGTCCTGAAGGGGAGCTGCAGAAGCGCAAGGAGATTGTACATTGTGTTACCCTTCATGAAATTGATGTCATAAATAGCAG GACACAGGGATTTTTAGCATTGTTTACAGGTGATACTGGTGAGATTCGTGCTGAAGTGAGAGAACAAATAAATACCAAGGTTGCAGAGTGGAGGGAGGAAGGGAAGGCAGAGATTGTGCCTGGTGTCCTCTTCATTGATGAAGTACATATGCTTGACATTGAGTGTTTCTCTTTCCTAAACCGAGCTCTGGAGAATGACATGGCACCTATATTGGTTGTTGCTACCAATAGAGGCATTACTACAATCCGGGGAACAAACTACAGATCCCCACATGGGATTCCCATTGACTTTCTTGATCGCCTGCTCATCATCTCTACACAACCTTACAAAGAGGAAGAAATTCGCAAAATCCTGGACATCAGATGCCAAGAGGAGGATGTAGAAATGTCTGAGGATGCAAAAGTTTTGTTGACCAAGATCGGGGTGAATACTTCTTTGAGATATGCCATCCACCTTATCACTTCTGCAGCATTGGCTTGCCAAAAGCGGAAAGGGAAGATTGTGGAAGTGGAAGATATTACTCGAGTCTATAATCTGTTTTATGATGTGAAGAGATCCACACAGTACTTGATGGAGTATCAGAGCCAGTACATGTTTAACGAAGTCCCAGCAGGGGAGGCTGAAGAAGATGAAACCACTGCAATGGTGTCCTGA
- the LOC132033632 gene encoding aspartyl protease AED3-like, which translates to MALAIATFLFITLLSTTKASAFDSCASSSNNEELSVIPIYGKCSPFNTPKPTSWENTVINMASKDPQRLSYLSSLVAQKPNSAPIASGQQAFNIGNYVVRAKIGTPGQLMFMVLDTSSDTAWVPCSGCTGCSSTMFAPNTSSTYGSMDCSAPACTQVRGQSCPTSAPGACFFNQSYGGASSFYATLSRDVLRLGTDVIPNYSFGCISAVSGSSIPPQGLLGLGRGSMSLLLQSASLYSGVFSYCLPSFKSYYFSGSLKLGPLGQPKGIRTTPLLKNPHRPSLYYVNLTGISVGRVLVPIAPELLAFDPNTGAGTIIDSGTVITRFVQPIYNAIRDEFRNQVKGPFSSLGAFDTCFASTIEAVAPPITLHFTGMDLVLPMENSLIHSSASPLACLAMAAAPTNVNSVLNVIANLQQQNLRILFDTANSRLGIARELCN; encoded by the coding sequence ATGGCTTTGGCCATTGCTACGTTCCTCTTCATTACTCTTCTTTCAACAACAAAAGCTTCAGCTTTTGATTCATGTGCATCTAGTAGTAATAATGAAGAACTTTCAGTCATTCCCATTTATGGAAAATGTTCACCCTTCAACACACCAAAACCTACTTCTTGGGAAAACACTGTTATAAACATGGCCTCAAAAGATCCACAAAGGCTTTCTTACTTGTCCAGTTTAGTGGCCCAAAAGCCCAATTCAGCCCCTATTGCTTCGGGCCAACAAGCGTTCAACATTGGTAACTATGTTGTTAGGGCCAAGATTGGTACCCCGGGCCAGCTCATGTTTATGGTCTTGGATACCAGTAGTGACACTGCATGGGTGCCATGCAGTGGCTGCACTGGCTGTTCCTCTACCATGTTTGCCCCAAACACGTCCTCGACCTATGGGTCGATGGATTGCTCCGCACCCGCATGTACACAGGTTCGCGGGCAATCTTGCCCCACCAGTGCACCGGGTGCTTGCTTCTTTAACCAATCCTATGGTGGAGCCTCATCATTCTATGCCACGTTGTCTCGCGATGTTCTTAGACTGGGCACTGATGTTATACCGAACTATTCCTTTGGATGCATCAGTGCTGTGTCTGGGAGCTCAATCCCGCCTCAAGGGTTATTGGGCCTGGGGCGGGGCTCCATGTCACTACTCTTGCAATCCGCCTCACTCTACTCCGGTGTATTCTCGTACTGTTTGCCAAGTTTCAAATCCTATTATTTCTCTGGATCACTCAAACTCGGTCCATTAGGCCAACCCAAGGGCATTAGAACCACCCCACTTCTTAAGAACCCACACCGACCATCTCTGTACTACGTGAACTTGACCGGTATAAGTGTAGGACGTGTCCTAGTTCCGATAGCTCCTGAACTCCTAGCCTTTGACCCGAATACTGGTGCAGGCACCATAATTGACTCAGGTACAGTCATTACCCGATTTGTCCAGCCAATTTACAATGCAATCAGGGATGAGTTTAGGAACCAAGTGAAAGGCCCATTTAGCTCCTTGGGTGCATTTGACACATGCTTTGCATCCACAATTGAAGCAGTGGCACCACCCATTACATTGCACTTCACAGGGATGGATTTAGTTCTGCCAATGGAGAACAGTTTGATCCACAGTAGTGCAAGTCCTTTGGCATGTTTGGCAATGGCAGCAGCACCAACCAATGTGAACTCTGTATTGAATGTTATAGCCAATTTGCAGCAGCAGAACCTAAGGATTTTGTTTGACACTGCTAATTCTCGTTTGGGAATTGCTCGTGAACTTTGTAACTAG
- the LOC132033630 gene encoding universal stress protein PHOS34 yields MTGKLKCVIVSVDGNEESMNALKWALDNIKLKPHDPDSQEPQASFVILHVQSPPSIAAGINPSAIPFGGPSNVEVPAFTAAIEAHQKRITQAIFHHALEICAKKNANVKTQVVIGDPKEKICDAVEEMHADLLVMGSRAFGPIKRMFLGSVSNYCSNHAPCPVIIVKDHS; encoded by the exons ATGACGGGAAAGTTGAAGTGTGTGATCGTGTCGGTTGATGGCAATGAAGAGAGTATGAATGCTTTGAAATGGGCTCTTGATAACATCAAACTCAAACCCCATGATCCTGATTCTCAAGAACCACAAGCTTCCTTTGTTATCCTCCATGTTCAATCTCCACCGTCCATTGCTGCTGGTATTAATCCCAGTGCTATCCCTTTTGGTGGCCCCA GTAATGTTGAGGTGCCTGCGTTTACTGCTGCGATTGAGGCACATCAAAAGCGGATCACACAGGCTATTTTTCACCATGCTCTTGAGATTTGCGCTAAGAAAAAT GCAAATGTTAAGACCCAAGTAGTTATTGGGGATCCAAAGGAGAAAATTTGTGATGCTGTTGAAGAAATGCATGCTGATTTGCTAGTGATGGGTTCTCGTGCTTTTGGTCCCATTAAAAG GATGTTTCTGGGGAGTGTAAGCAACTATTGCTCAAACCATGCACCATGCCCTGTTATTATTGTTAAGGATCATTCTTGA